A single genomic interval of Spirosoma linguale DSM 74 harbors:
- a CDS encoding adenylosuccinate lyase (KEGG: purB; adenylosuccinate lyase ; K01756 adenylosuccinate lyase~TIGRFAM: adenylosuccinate lyase~PFAM: Adenylosuccinate lyase domain protein; fumarate lyase) gives MELSALTAISPVDGRYRSQVDALAPYFSELGLIHYRVRIEIEYFIALCEWQVPQLAGVDPSQFPSLRAIYETFSESDALRIKEIEKTTNHDVKAVEYFIKEKLAGSPVEPFLEFVHFGLTSQDINNTAIPLLLSDALDTEIVPLYRQVFMRLQELAEAWKEVSMLARTHGQPASPTRLGKELLVFVERIEKQLHLLADIPTAAKFGGATGNFNAHVVAYPGEDWKGFGDKFVESLGMVRSQFTTQIEHYDMLAATLDSFKRLNTILIDLDRDIWTYVSMNYFKQKLKEGEVGSSAMPHKVNPIDFENSEGNLGIANALFEHLSGKLPISRLQRDLTDSTVLRSIGVPFAHSVIALKSLLKGLNKLELNPAAISADLEDNWAVVAEGIQTVLRREGYPKPYEALKALTRTNQKITADGIREFINELNVSDSVKEELRAITPFSYTGL, from the coding sequence ATGGAATTATCTGCATTAACGGCCATCTCACCAGTCGATGGTCGCTATCGGTCACAGGTTGACGCCCTGGCACCTTATTTCTCGGAACTGGGCCTTATTCATTACCGGGTTCGTATTGAAATCGAGTATTTCATTGCCCTCTGCGAATGGCAGGTTCCGCAATTAGCCGGTGTCGACCCGTCACAGTTTCCGTCCCTCCGGGCCATTTACGAAACCTTTTCGGAGAGTGACGCTCTGCGGATCAAGGAAATTGAGAAGACAACAAACCACGACGTTAAAGCGGTAGAATACTTCATAAAAGAAAAACTGGCGGGCTCGCCAGTCGAACCGTTTCTGGAGTTCGTTCACTTTGGGCTAACCTCACAGGATATAAATAATACGGCCATTCCGTTGCTGCTGAGCGATGCGCTCGATACGGAGATTGTTCCACTATATCGGCAGGTATTCATGCGGTTGCAAGAGTTGGCCGAGGCATGGAAAGAGGTGTCCATGCTGGCCCGGACGCACGGTCAACCGGCTTCGCCAACCCGTTTGGGTAAAGAACTGCTGGTGTTTGTTGAACGGATTGAAAAGCAACTGCACCTCCTCGCCGATATTCCGACGGCCGCCAAATTTGGGGGCGCAACGGGTAATTTCAACGCGCACGTCGTAGCTTATCCGGGCGAAGACTGGAAAGGGTTTGGCGACAAATTTGTCGAGAGCCTGGGCATGGTTCGTAGTCAGTTTACAACCCAGATAGAGCATTACGATATGCTGGCCGCTACGCTTGATTCATTCAAGCGGTTGAACACCATTCTGATCGATCTTGACCGCGACATCTGGACGTATGTGTCCATGAATTACTTCAAGCAGAAGCTGAAAGAAGGGGAGGTTGGTTCGTCGGCGATGCCGCATAAGGTGAACCCTATTGATTTTGAGAACTCAGAAGGGAATCTGGGTATTGCCAATGCATTATTTGAGCATTTGTCAGGTAAGCTTCCCATTTCACGGCTCCAGCGCGATCTGACCGATTCTACCGTATTGCGGAGCATTGGTGTTCCGTTTGCACATTCAGTAATCGCCCTTAAATCGCTGTTGAAGGGACTCAACAAACTTGAATTGAATCCGGCGGCTATTTCGGCTGATTTGGAAGATAACTGGGCCGTAGTTGCCGAGGGAATCCAGACCGTTCTGCGCCGTGAAGGGTACCCGAAACCTTACGAAGCTCTGAAAGCCCTGACGCGGACGAATCAGAAAATTACTGCCGACGGTATCCGAGAATTTATTAACGAACTGAACGTATCAGATTCCGTTAAAGAGGAGCTTCGGGCTATAACACCGTTTAGCTATACAGGTTTGTAA
- a CDS encoding pyrroline-5-carboxylate reductase (KEGG: bxe:Bxe_A3982 pyrroline-5-carboxylate reductase~TIGRFAM: pyrroline-5-carboxylate reductase~PFAM: NADP oxidoreductase coenzyme F420-dependent; Ketopantoate reductase ApbA/PanE domain protein) codes for MKIAIVGCGNMGMAFAKSFLQYDLVKKENLLLIEKSADRSEALKNEKAGVVVDTIGPHVGDTDLIILSVKPQDFNSVHEALREVVQPHQVILSIMAGIPINQIQEKLGHSLVVRAMPNTPAMLGMGITGFTAAKEVDLTSLRRVENLINATGRSIFLEDESMLDAVTALSGSGPAYFYFVVKAMIDAGKQMGFDDSVSALLVKQTMLGAYHLINTADKSLDELIKAVASKGGTTEAALREFESGGLANTLVAGIKAAQVRATELSKE; via the coding sequence ATGAAAATCGCTATCGTGGGTTGCGGCAATATGGGTATGGCATTTGCCAAGTCATTTTTGCAGTACGATCTGGTAAAGAAGGAAAACTTACTTCTTATTGAAAAAAGCGCAGACCGTTCTGAAGCGCTCAAAAATGAAAAAGCCGGTGTTGTTGTCGATACAATTGGCCCGCACGTTGGCGACACAGATTTGATTATTCTATCGGTTAAGCCGCAGGATTTCAACAGTGTACACGAAGCCCTTCGGGAGGTTGTACAACCGCACCAAGTTATCCTGTCGATTATGGCAGGAATTCCAATCAATCAGATTCAGGAGAAGCTAGGGCATTCGCTCGTGGTTCGGGCCATGCCCAATACGCCCGCCATGCTGGGCATGGGGATAACCGGTTTTACTGCGGCCAAAGAAGTGGATCTAACTAGCCTGCGCCGGGTCGAAAACCTGATCAACGCTACCGGCCGGTCTATTTTTCTGGAAGACGAGTCGATGCTCGATGCCGTTACAGCACTAAGTGGCAGCGGTCCGGCTTATTTTTATTTCGTCGTGAAAGCGATGATCGATGCCGGGAAACAAATGGGTTTCGACGATTCTGTTTCGGCCTTGCTGGTCAAACAAACGATGCTTGGGGCCTATCACCTCATTAACACTGCTGATAAATCGCTGGACGAACTCATTAAAGCTGTAGCTTCCAAAGGGGGCACCACAGAAGCGGCCCTGCGCGAGTTTGAGAGTGGTGGCCTGGCCAATACGCTTGTAGCAGGTATCAAAGCCGCTCAGGTGCGGGCAACGGAGTTATCGAAAGAGTAG
- a CDS encoding alkyl hydroperoxide reductase/ Thiol specific antioxidant/ Mal allergen (PFAM: alkyl hydroperoxide reductase/ Thiol specific antioxidant/ Mal allergen; Thioredoxin domain; Redoxin domain protein~KEGG: hypothetical protein) codes for MKNLFFNVASLLAFSLTVNAQATKSFTVTGKVNKATPGSYVYLETNSQPTHKLDSTKLAAGNTFTINGKVADGGEVFVLNVGGGQKMALLVEGGETLNVVADGYRMDAKTGQTGQATVTGSKNMEYYNKLNTLRTDMEAKVAVWNKQVAAATEKKDNKRISQIEQEYQTAEQDVVNKVKAMLPEMGTSLVSLFALNFINIDTDFATYESLAQRFEKENPNSPHAKSLIGRVARIKGVSVGAPAPEIALNDTTGTPVPLSSLRGKYVLLDFWASWCGPCRAENPNVVRMYNKFKDKGFAIYSVSLDQAKANWTKAIRNDNLTWTHVSDLKFWQSAAAQQYGVQAIPATFLLDKEGKIIAKNLRGDALEQKLEEILKGGQ; via the coding sequence ATGAAAAATCTATTTTTTAACGTAGCCAGCCTGCTTGCCTTTAGCCTTACGGTTAATGCGCAAGCTACCAAGTCGTTCACTGTAACGGGTAAAGTCAATAAAGCAACGCCGGGCAGCTATGTCTATCTGGAAACCAACTCGCAGCCAACGCATAAGCTGGACTCTACCAAACTAGCGGCTGGCAACACGTTTACCATAAACGGTAAAGTAGCCGACGGGGGTGAGGTGTTTGTCCTGAATGTTGGCGGAGGCCAAAAAATGGCGCTGCTGGTAGAAGGGGGCGAAACGCTGAATGTGGTTGCCGATGGCTACCGTATGGACGCGAAAACCGGTCAGACTGGCCAGGCAACCGTTACGGGCTCCAAAAACATGGAGTACTACAATAAACTCAATACGCTCCGTACGGATATGGAAGCGAAAGTAGCGGTCTGGAACAAACAGGTAGCAGCTGCTACCGAGAAAAAAGACAACAAGCGAATCTCGCAAATTGAGCAGGAATATCAAACCGCCGAACAGGATGTTGTCAACAAAGTAAAGGCCATGCTGCCCGAAATGGGAACTTCCTTAGTGTCTTTGTTTGCGCTGAATTTTATTAACATCGACACCGACTTTGCCACGTACGAATCGCTGGCACAACGGTTCGAGAAAGAAAACCCGAACAGCCCACACGCCAAATCACTCATTGGCCGGGTTGCTCGAATTAAAGGCGTATCGGTGGGCGCACCTGCCCCCGAAATAGCCTTGAACGATACAACGGGTACGCCGGTGCCGCTGTCGTCTTTACGGGGCAAATATGTGCTGCTTGATTTCTGGGCATCGTGGTGCGGACCCTGCCGGGCCGAAAACCCTAACGTTGTTCGGATGTACAACAAGTTCAAAGACAAAGGTTTCGCTATCTATAGCGTTTCGCTGGACCAGGCGAAAGCTAACTGGACGAAAGCCATTCGGAATGATAACCTGACCTGGACCCACGTGTCGGACCTTAAGTTCTGGCAATCGGCGGCAGCTCAGCAATACGGTGTTCAGGCTATACCAGCTACGTTTCTGCTCGATAAAGAAGGAAAAATCATTGCCAAGAACTTACGGGGCGATGCTCTGGAGCAGAAATTGGAAGAAATTCTGAAAGGTGGGCAATGA
- a CDS encoding glutamyl-tRNA(Gln) amidotransferase, B subunit (TIGRFAM: glutamyl-tRNA(Gln) amidotransferase, B subunit~PFAM: GatB region; Asn/Gln amidotransferase; GatB central domain protein~KEGG: dal:Dalk_0676 glutamyl-tRNA(Gln) amidotransferase, B subunit) — translation MIAEATLSPEVLSQYEAVIGLEVHCQLLTQSKIFASDTNAFGAEPNTNISVITLGHPGTLPKLNRKAVDYAVRMGLACGSTITRHNVFARKNYFYPDLPKGYQLSQDKGPICVGGGILVKAKDPVTGQSYQTTIQIHHIHLEEDAGKSIHDGDQWATQLDYNRAGTPLIEMVTDPCIRTADEAGQYLTEVRRLVRYLDICDGNMEEGSLRCDVNVSIRPKGATHLGTKVEVKNLNSIRNVMRAVDSEFLRQVELTESGGRITQETRTFDAATGLSYAMREKETMNDYRYFPDPDLTPVVISDAWLADIQAQMPILPAELYLKFTSVYGLPEYDAALLTDAKELAEYYEAVCATTSNYKAVSNWIMGPVKGQLNEKTLRERQFPVSAERLAALINMVDGGVVSQTAAQQVFALMIDQPDATPEAIAKANGLVQNRNTDALQTLVEEVLAAWPDKVEQYRKGKKNLLGLFVGEVMKKSKGSADPKLVNELLAKIL, via the coding sequence ATGATAGCCGAAGCGACCCTTTCGCCGGAGGTTCTGTCTCAATACGAAGCCGTTATTGGGCTGGAAGTACACTGCCAGTTGCTTACGCAAAGCAAAATTTTCGCGTCGGATACCAATGCGTTCGGTGCTGAGCCAAACACAAACATCAGTGTCATTACGCTTGGGCATCCGGGTACGTTGCCTAAACTGAATCGTAAAGCCGTTGATTATGCAGTGCGCATGGGACTAGCCTGCGGCAGCACGATTACGCGCCATAATGTATTTGCCCGTAAAAACTACTTTTACCCTGATCTGCCGAAAGGCTACCAGCTCTCACAGGATAAAGGCCCAATCTGCGTTGGTGGCGGCATTTTAGTTAAAGCCAAAGATCCCGTAACGGGTCAGTCTTACCAGACAACCATCCAGATACACCACATTCACCTCGAAGAAGACGCCGGAAAATCCATCCACGACGGCGATCAATGGGCTACGCAGCTGGACTATAACCGTGCCGGCACCCCCCTCATCGAAATGGTGACGGACCCCTGTATCCGAACGGCCGACGAAGCTGGTCAATACCTCACGGAGGTTCGCCGGTTGGTGCGCTATCTTGACATCTGCGATGGCAATATGGAAGAGGGTTCGCTGCGCTGCGACGTAAATGTTTCCATAAGACCCAAAGGCGCAACGCATCTCGGCACGAAGGTTGAAGTAAAAAACCTGAATTCGATTCGGAATGTGATGCGGGCGGTAGACAGCGAGTTTCTGCGGCAGGTTGAACTAACGGAATCGGGTGGGCGCATTACGCAGGAAACCCGTACGTTCGATGCCGCCACCGGTCTCAGCTACGCCATGCGCGAGAAAGAAACGATGAATGATTACCGTTACTTTCCCGACCCCGACCTGACGCCCGTTGTCATTTCGGATGCGTGGTTAGCCGATATTCAGGCCCAGATGCCGATACTTCCGGCCGAGCTATACCTGAAATTTACGTCGGTCTATGGCCTGCCCGAATACGATGCCGCGTTATTGACCGATGCCAAAGAACTGGCCGAGTATTACGAAGCCGTTTGTGCGACGACCTCAAATTACAAGGCCGTATCAAACTGGATTATGGGGCCGGTAAAAGGACAGCTCAACGAAAAAACACTGCGTGAACGGCAGTTTCCGGTCTCGGCCGAGCGGCTGGCGGCTTTAATCAATATGGTTGATGGGGGCGTTGTCAGCCAGACCGCTGCTCAGCAGGTGTTTGCCCTGATGATCGACCAACCGGACGCAACACCGGAAGCTATTGCAAAAGCGAATGGATTGGTGCAGAATCGCAATACCGACGCCCTGCAAACGTTGGTAGAAGAGGTACTGGCAGCCTGGCCCGACAAAGTAGAGCAATACCGGAAAGGCAAGAAAAACCTGTTGGGCCTGTTCGTTGGCGAGGTGATGAAAAAATCGAAAGGTTCGGCCGACCCAAAATTGGTAAATGAGTTATTAGCCAAGATATTATAG
- a CDS encoding Squalene/phytoene synthase (PFAM: Squalene/phytoene synthase~KEGG: dar:Daro_2706 squalene/phytoene synthase), translating into MMALFNKTALECSKLITEQYSTSFTLGIKTLDRKFHLPIYAIYGFVRYADEIVDTFHDYDKKTLLLRFKHDTYQAIEEGISLNPILQSFQLVVNEYKIEHELIEAFLKSMEMDLYYQDYDAKGYKEYIYGSAEVVGLMCLRVFCEGDLAEFDRLRGAACKLGSAFQKVNFLRDLKSDFVDRGRTYFPGVDFKDFGVEAKRLIEADIQQDFDEAYIGIMNLPRGARMGVYLAYIYYQTLFNKIKQLSATRIQRERVRVPNPQKFALLAQTYVKYRLNVL; encoded by the coding sequence ATGATGGCATTGTTCAACAAAACGGCACTGGAATGCAGTAAACTAATTACTGAGCAGTACAGCACGTCGTTTACGTTAGGTATCAAAACGCTTGACCGTAAATTTCACTTACCTATCTATGCCATCTATGGATTTGTCCGATATGCCGATGAAATTGTGGATACCTTCCACGATTATGACAAAAAAACGCTTCTACTACGGTTCAAGCATGATACGTATCAGGCTATTGAGGAGGGGATTAGTCTCAACCCCATATTGCAGTCCTTTCAACTTGTGGTGAATGAGTACAAGATTGAGCATGAGCTGATTGAGGCTTTTCTGAAAAGTATGGAGATGGATCTGTATTATCAGGATTATGATGCCAAGGGCTATAAGGAGTATATTTATGGGTCAGCTGAGGTGGTTGGTCTGATGTGCCTGCGGGTCTTTTGCGAGGGCGACCTGGCCGAATTTGACCGCCTTCGGGGAGCCGCCTGTAAATTGGGGTCGGCTTTTCAGAAAGTGAATTTCCTCCGCGATCTCAAAAGTGATTTTGTTGATCGGGGACGTACCTATTTCCCCGGCGTCGACTTTAAAGACTTTGGTGTTGAAGCCAAAAGACTTATCGAAGCGGATATTCAGCAGGACTTCGATGAGGCTTACATTGGCATTATGAATTTGCCACGGGGGGCTAGAATGGGCGTTTATCTGGCCTATATCTATTACCAAACGCTTTTCAATAAGATCAAGCAACTGTCGGCCACGCGCATTCAACGGGAGCGGGTCAGAGTACCTAATCCACAAAAATTTGCCCTGCTTGCCCAAACGTACGTCAAGTATCGGCTCAACGTCCTGTAA
- a CDS encoding phytoene desaturase (TIGRFAM: phytoene desaturase~PFAM: amine oxidase; FAD dependent oxidoreductase~KEGG: mxa:MXAN_0895 phytoene desaturase): MPKRVLVIGAGFAGLAAATSLADKGYDVTILEKNSIPGGRARVFEAEGFTFDMGPSWYWMPDVFDTYFARFGKRTSDYYNLVRLDPSYKVVFGPNEAVDLPAGLDNLEALFEGIEPGSGTRLRQFLKQASYKYEVGMNKFVWKPSRSVTEFLSLKLLFDVTRLDVFQSFASHARKFFTHPRLLEIVEFPVLFLGATPENTPAMYSLMNYAEMALGTWYPMGGMHEIVKAMVRLAEEKGVKILLNQTVQKIDIQKKTAQRVITTEGIFETDVVVAGADYNHVETSLIDETNRNYDDAYWKSRVMAPSSLLFYLGVNKRLPRLLHHNLFFDEDFKVHAQEIYETPRWPSKPLFYASAPSKTDPGIAPEGCENLFLLIPVAPDLTDDEATREHYYNLIMNRLEAYVGEDIRNHIVFKRSYAHNDFKQDYNAFRGNAYGLANTLRQTAILKPSLKNKQVNNLFYTGQLTVPGPGVPPSLISGLVVADEVAREFN; encoded by the coding sequence ATGCCCAAGCGAGTTCTTGTTATTGGGGCCGGATTTGCCGGGCTTGCTGCTGCGACCAGTCTTGCCGATAAAGGTTACGATGTCACAATTCTTGAAAAAAATTCCATACCTGGTGGACGTGCCCGCGTATTTGAGGCTGAAGGATTCACCTTCGATATGGGGCCGAGTTGGTACTGGATGCCTGACGTTTTTGATACCTACTTTGCCCGTTTTGGTAAGAGAACAAGCGATTACTACAACCTTGTTCGGCTCGACCCTTCCTATAAAGTCGTTTTCGGTCCCAACGAGGCTGTAGACCTCCCAGCCGGACTGGATAACTTAGAGGCCCTGTTTGAAGGAATTGAGCCGGGTAGTGGTACCAGGTTACGGCAGTTTTTAAAGCAGGCTTCCTACAAGTACGAGGTTGGCATGAATAAATTCGTCTGGAAACCCAGTCGGTCGGTAACCGAATTCTTAAGTCTGAAGCTGTTATTCGATGTTACGCGCCTTGATGTATTCCAATCATTTGCGTCGCACGCCCGTAAGTTTTTCACTCACCCTCGCCTACTGGAAATCGTCGAGTTTCCGGTCCTGTTTCTAGGTGCCACACCCGAAAATACCCCTGCCATGTATAGTCTGATGAACTATGCCGAGATGGCCCTGGGTACCTGGTATCCAATGGGTGGTATGCATGAGATTGTCAAAGCGATGGTTCGTCTGGCCGAAGAGAAAGGAGTTAAAATTCTATTGAATCAGACCGTTCAAAAGATTGATATACAGAAGAAAACGGCCCAGCGCGTTATTACGACAGAAGGTATTTTTGAAACCGATGTGGTAGTGGCCGGCGCCGATTATAACCATGTTGAAACAAGCCTGATCGACGAAACGAACCGGAACTATGATGATGCGTATTGGAAAAGTCGCGTTATGGCACCCTCATCACTCCTGTTCTACCTGGGCGTAAATAAACGTCTACCCCGACTGCTGCACCATAATCTGTTCTTTGACGAAGACTTTAAAGTACACGCTCAGGAAATTTATGAAACACCACGCTGGCCTTCCAAGCCCTTGTTTTATGCCTCTGCTCCGTCAAAAACAGACCCCGGCATTGCCCCTGAAGGTTGCGAGAACCTGTTTCTGCTGATTCCCGTAGCCCCGGACCTTACAGATGACGAAGCAACTCGCGAACATTACTATAACTTAATCATGAACCGGCTCGAAGCCTATGTAGGTGAGGATATTCGCAACCATATTGTCTTTAAACGTAGTTATGCCCACAATGATTTTAAACAGGACTACAATGCATTCCGGGGCAATGCATATGGACTGGCGAACACCCTGCGTCAAACGGCGATTTTAAAGCCGTCCTTGAAGAATAAACAGGTCAACAACCTATTTTATACCGGTCAACTTACTGTACCTGGCCCGGGCGTCCCGCCTTCGCTCATATCAGGACTGGTTGTAGCCGACGAAGTAGCCAGAGAATTCAACTAA
- a CDS encoding RNA polymerase, sigma-24 subunit, ECF subfamily (TIGRFAM: RNA polymerase sigma factor, sigma-70 family~PFAM: sigma-70 region 2 domain protein; Sigma-70 region 4 type 2~KEGG: mxa:MXAN_4147 RNA polymerase sigma factor RpoE1): protein MTALEFTNHIGKVSKSLRPFALRLTKDVEDANDLLQDTLLKAFTNRDKYTDGTNLKAWLYTIMKNTFITNYQRMVRKNTFIDTTDNLHYINSIESSTDNLAYSSFAQDDINRAVNGLEDTYKTPFMMHFRGFKYHEIAAKLNIPIGTVKNRIHIARKELKGQLKVYAYFNA, encoded by the coding sequence ATGACCGCTCTCGAATTTACTAACCATATTGGCAAAGTGTCTAAATCGTTACGTCCATTTGCTCTCCGTTTGACTAAAGATGTTGAAGATGCAAACGACCTGTTACAAGATACTTTATTGAAAGCATTTACGAATCGCGACAAATATACCGACGGTACAAATTTGAAAGCCTGGCTCTATACAATCATGAAGAATACGTTTATCACCAACTATCAACGTATGGTGCGTAAGAATACCTTCATCGATACAACTGATAACCTGCACTACATTAACTCGATTGAGAGCAGCACAGACAATCTGGCTTACTCTTCTTTCGCTCAGGACGACATTAACCGGGCTGTAAACGGTCTGGAAGACACATACAAGACTCCATTTATGATGCACTTCCGTGGCTTTAAATATCACGAAATAGCAGCAAAACTTAATATCCCCATCGGAACGGTGAAGAACAGAATTCACATAGCCCGAAAGGAATTGAAGGGACAACTAAAAGTTTACGCCTATTTTAATGCCTAG
- a CDS encoding KpsF/GutQ family protein (KEGG: hypothetical protein LOC100198311~TIGRFAM: KpsF/GutQ family protein~PFAM: sugar isomerase (SIS); CBS domain containing protein~SMART: CBS domain containing protein) produces the protein MKVIKNPKTIARSVLLAEAEAIRKAVDLLDEQFNETVDTILNSSGRLVVTGVGKSALVGQKIVATMNSTGTPSLFMHAADAIHGDLGMIQSNDVVLLISKSGNTAEIKVLIPLLKRTGVRLIAMVSARDSYLANHADHVLHAYAEMEADPLNLAPTTSTTVALAIGDALAVSLLEIRGFTRQDFARYHPGGSLGKRLYLKVADIFPHNKCPRVVPGTPLRDVIFTISANRLGATAVVDEEGTLAGIVTDGDIRRTAYDHSTFWELCAQDVMTTQPVCVAPDEYAVVALQLMQERDISQLVVVEDTQVLGFIHLHDLLREGLI, from the coding sequence TTGAAAGTAATAAAAAATCCTAAGACTATTGCCCGTTCGGTTTTGTTGGCCGAAGCTGAAGCAATCCGAAAAGCCGTTGATTTACTGGATGAGCAATTCAATGAAACAGTCGACACGATCCTTAATTCGTCGGGCCGTCTGGTTGTAACCGGTGTAGGGAAAAGTGCACTGGTAGGACAGAAGATAGTGGCCACCATGAATTCAACGGGTACTCCATCGCTGTTCATGCACGCTGCCGATGCCATTCACGGCGACCTGGGAATGATCCAGAGCAACGATGTCGTTTTGTTAATCTCGAAAAGCGGAAACACCGCTGAAATAAAGGTTTTAATCCCCTTATTGAAGCGTACGGGTGTACGCCTGATTGCAATGGTCAGTGCCCGCGACTCGTATCTGGCCAACCATGCCGACCATGTTCTCCACGCATATGCGGAGATGGAGGCCGACCCGCTGAATTTAGCTCCCACAACCAGCACAACAGTTGCCCTGGCCATTGGCGATGCGCTGGCCGTTAGTTTGCTGGAGATTCGTGGTTTTACGCGGCAGGATTTTGCCCGTTATCATCCCGGTGGCTCACTGGGGAAGCGGTTATATTTGAAAGTTGCTGATATTTTTCCACATAATAAGTGTCCCAGGGTAGTACCGGGCACTCCGCTTAGGGATGTTATCTTCACGATCTCGGCCAATCGGCTGGGCGCAACGGCGGTTGTCGATGAAGAAGGAACTTTAGCAGGTATTGTAACCGACGGCGATATACGACGGACTGCTTATGACCATAGTACCTTCTGGGAACTTTGTGCCCAGGACGTGATGACTACCCAGCCTGTATGCGTAGCACCGGACGAATATGCAGTTGTTGCACTACAATTGATGCAGGAACGAGACATTTCCCAACTAGTTGTTGTCGAGGATACACAGGTCCTGGGATTTATTCACTTACACGATTTACTACGGGAAGGGCTCATCTAA